In a single window of the Sphingosinicella microcystinivorans genome:
- a CDS encoding L-serine ammonia-lyase → MSAARKAMAERPISVTEVFTIGIGPSSSHTVGPMRAALAFAEAAVKRGKVRAVACDVYGSLALTGRGHATDTAIILGLAGNTPESLDPDAAPAMLAQIRGEDKLPLAGGRKVTFREADHLRFRMGEFLPGHPNAVRFEAHYEGGETWMATYFSIGGGAILREGESAPRVNIRLPHPFESAADLLRLGEATGLSFGDMLLENELAWRSREETESFLDSVRAAMLGCIERGCQSVGVLPGGLKVKRRANDIQRALSARGPRLDPSTVFEWVSLWALAVNEENAAGSRVVTAPTNGAAGVLPAVLKYYEVFTGAPTPAGSRTLLATAAAIGILYKKRASISAAEMGCQGEVGVACSMAAGGLVAALGGSNRQIENAAEIGMEHNLGLTCDPIGGLVQIPCIERNTMGAIKAINAAYLALHGDGQHVVSLDAVIETMRQTGEDMRSQYKETSLGGLAVNVVEC, encoded by the coding sequence ATGAGCGCCGCGCGCAAGGCGATGGCCGAGCGGCCGATCAGCGTGACCGAGGTGTTCACGATCGGCATCGGGCCGTCGAGTTCGCACACGGTGGGGCCGATGCGCGCGGCGCTCGCCTTCGCCGAGGCCGCGGTGAAGCGCGGCAAGGTGCGCGCGGTCGCCTGCGACGTCTACGGCTCGCTGGCGCTCACCGGGCGCGGGCACGCCACCGACACGGCGATCATCCTCGGCCTTGCCGGGAACACGCCGGAGAGCCTCGATCCCGACGCCGCCCCGGCGATGCTCGCGCAGATCCGCGGCGAGGACAAGTTGCCGCTGGCGGGCGGGCGCAAGGTGACGTTCCGCGAGGCCGACCACCTGCGCTTCCGCATGGGCGAGTTCCTGCCCGGCCATCCGAACGCGGTGCGCTTCGAGGCGCATTACGAGGGCGGCGAAACGTGGATGGCGACCTATTTCTCGATCGGCGGCGGCGCGATCCTGCGCGAGGGCGAGAGTGCGCCGCGCGTCAACATCCGCCTGCCGCATCCGTTCGAGTCCGCCGCCGACCTGCTGCGGCTCGGCGAGGCGACCGGCCTCTCGTTCGGCGACATGCTGCTGGAGAACGAACTCGCGTGGCGCAGCCGCGAGGAGACGGAGAGCTTCCTCGACAGCGTGCGCGCCGCGATGCTCGGCTGCATCGAGCGCGGCTGCCAGTCGGTGGGCGTGCTTCCCGGCGGGCTCAAGGTGAAGCGCCGCGCGAACGACATCCAGCGCGCGCTCAGCGCGCGCGGGCCGCGCCTCGACCCCTCGACCGTGTTCGAATGGGTGAGCCTGTGGGCGCTCGCGGTGAACGAGGAGAACGCCGCCGGGAGCCGCGTCGTCACCGCGCCGACGAACGGCGCCGCGGGCGTGCTGCCCGCCGTGCTCAAATACTACGAGGTGTTCACCGGCGCGCCGACGCCTGCGGGCAGCCGAACGCTGCTCGCCACCGCCGCCGCGATCGGCATCCTCTACAAGAAGCGCGCCTCGATCTCGGCGGCCGAGATGGGCTGCCAGGGCGAGGTGGGCGTCGCCTGCTCGATGGCGGCGGGCGGCCTCGTCGCGGCGCTCGGCGGCAGCAACCGCCAGATCGAGAACGCCGCCGAGATCGGCATGGAGCACAACCTCGGCCTCACCTGCGACCCCATCGGCGGGCTCGTGCAGATCCCCTGCATCGAGCGCAACACGATGGGCGCGATCAAGGCGATCAACGCCGCGTACCTCGCGCTGCACGGCGACGGCCAGCATGTCGTGAGCCTCGACGCGGTGATCGAGACGATGCGGCAGACGGGCGAGGACATGCGCTCGCAGTACAAGGAAACCAGCCTCGGCGGGCTTGCCGTCAACGTCGTCGAGTGCTGA